The Mytilus galloprovincialis chromosome 2, xbMytGall1.hap1.1, whole genome shotgun sequence genome has a window encoding:
- the LOC143063305 gene encoding long-chain specific acyl-CoA dehydrogenase, mitochondrial-like, whose amino-acid sequence MTSLGKLTQNLTHVLKNLNTTSCISATGLSNQQKRWTGNLSRPEIAQADNMMAIGNRRIFSEEHDMFRENVRRFFQEEVLPHHSKWEKEGQLSREVWEKAGANGLLGVNTPEKFGGVGGDVLSTAITWEEQMYVNCSGPGFTLHSDIVMPYITHYGTQEQVEKFIPRMVAGTCIGAIAMSEPGAGSDLQGIRTNAKQDGDDWILNGSKVFITNGWMADVVIVVAITNPTAKSAAHGISLFLVEEGMKGFVKGRKLEKIGFKAQDTAELFFEDIRLPKSALLGEANKGFYYLMQELPQERLLIGAMGLASCEFMFEETRNYVKTRKAFGKTLSHLQTMQHKLAELKTEISVGRAFMDNCLEIHNEKGLDNVMASMAKYWASDLQNSVATRCLQMHGGWGYMWEYPIARAFVDARVQPIYGGSNEIMKELIARSIVSN is encoded by the exons ATGACTTCGCTTGGAAAATTGACTCAAAACTTGACCCATGTCTTGAAAAACTTAAATACGACTTCATGTATTTCTGCTACAGGTTTATCAAACCAACAGAAAAG ATGGACTGGAAATTTATCTCGTCCAGAAATTGCCCAAGCTGATAACATGATGGCCATTGGGAACAGAAGAATATTTTCTGAAGAACATGACATGTTCAGAGAGAATGTCCGAAGATTTTTCCAGGAAGAAGTGCTTCCTCATCACTCAAA ATGGGAAAAAGAAGGACAACTCAGCAGAGAG GTTTGGGAGAAAGCTGGAGCCAATGGATTACTAGGAGTGAACACACCTGAGAAGTTTGGTGGTGTTGGCGGAGATGTTCTGTCAACTGCTATCACATGGGAGGAACA GATGTATGTAAATTGTTCAGGTCCTGGTTTTACTCTACATTCTGATATTGTGATGCCCTATATAACACATTACGGTACACAAGAACAAGTAGAGAAGTTTATACCAAGAATGGTAGCAGGAACATGTATTGGTGCCATAGCTATGTCAGAACCAGGGGCAGGAAG tgatCTTCAAGGTATCAGGACCAATGCCAAGCAGGATGGTGATGACTGGATATTAAATGGCAGTAAAGTCTTTATAACCAATGGTTGGATGGCAGATGTGGTTATAGTCGTAGCTATCACAAATCCTACCGCCAAATCTGCTGCACATGGAATTAGTCTGTTTCTGGTGGAGGAAGGCATGAAAGGATTTGTTAAAGGAAGGAAACTGGAGAAGATTGGTTTTAAAGCTCAG GACACTGCTGAgttattttttgaagatattcGATTACCAAAATCAGCCTTACTAGGAGAGGCAAACAAAGGTTTCTACTACCTCATGCAAGAATTACCTCAGGAAAGACTTCTTATCGGTGCTATGGGACTTGCTTCATGTGAATTTATGTTTGAAGAAACAAGAAATTATGTTAAAACAAGGAAGGCTTTTGGGAAAACATTGAGTCACTTACAG ACAATGCAACATAAACTAGCAGAGTTGAAGACCGAGATAAGTGTAGGAAGAGCTTTTATGGACAATTGTTTAGAGATACATAATGAAAAGGGACTGGATAATGTCATGGCTTCAATGGCTAAATATTG GGCATCAGATTTACAAAACAGTGTGGCAACAAGATGTCTGCAGATGCATGGAGGCTGGGGTTACATGTGGGAGTATCCTATTGCACGAGCCTTTGTTGATGCCAGAGTTCAACCTATCTATGGTGGAAGTAATGAAATAATGAAAGAACTTATAGCCAGAAGTATTGTTAGTAACTGA